Proteins encoded together in one Triticum dicoccoides isolate Atlit2015 ecotype Zavitan chromosome 7B, WEW_v2.0, whole genome shotgun sequence window:
- the LOC119340301 gene encoding probable phospholipase A2 homolog 2, producing the protein MHARRLLPLLLLLAAAGRSLGRGGIFGTAPPPSSPGGGDDDQKCSRTCESAYCTGTLEAPLMRYGKYCGVSYTGCPGEPPCDALDACCMLHDACIQTTDDYLNMWCNQSLLDCVATVRTAAAAAGGGVEAVLTTFEGNRCNATDVADEITSILEAAVYAGSILHRAPAPAPAP; encoded by the exons ATGCacgcccgccgcctcctccctctcctcctgctgctcgccgccgccggccgctcgCTGGGCCGCGGCGGCATCTTCGGGACTGCACCGCCGCCGTCCAGCCCCGGCGGTGGCGACGACGACCAGAAGTGCAGCCGGACGTGCGAGTCCGCGTACTGCACGGGCACCTTAG AGGCTCCGTTGATGCGGTACGGCAAGTACTGCGGCGTGTCCTACACGGGGTGCCCCGGCGAGCCCCCCTGCGACGCCCTCGACGCCTGCTGCATGCTCCACGACGCCTGCATCCAGACCACCGACGACTACCTCAACATGTGGTGCAACCAGAGCCTGCTCGACTGCGTGGCCACCGTGAggacggccgcggcggcggcgggcgggggcGTGGAGGCCGTGCTGACGACGTTCGAGGGGAACCGCTGCAACGCCACGGACGTCGCCGACGAGATCACCTCCATCCTCGAGGCCGCCGTGTACGCCGGGAGCATCCTGCACagagcgccggcgccggcgcccgcgCCGTAG